The following DNA comes from Bacteroidetes bacterium SB0662_bin_6.
CGCGAACGTCCCGTCCGGATGCAGGATTTTGCATCCCGCGGCCCCGGCGTCCGGGTGCTCGTCAAGGAAGCGGACAAGCGTAACGAGCGTGTTTTCCTGTACGATCGTGTCCGGGTTCAGCACCAGCACATAGCGTCCGCGCGCCTTGCGGATCGCCTGGTTGTTGGCGGCGCTGAAGCCTGCATTATCCGGATTGGCGATCAGATGCACTTCGGGGAAGTGTGTGTGCACCATCGCCGGGCTGCCGTCCACAGAGTTGTTATCGACCACGAACACTTCCATGTTCAGGTCGGCCTGTGCACGGAACACAGAGCGGAGCGCCTGTTCGAGGAATTCCCGCACATTGTAGTTGACGATGACGACCGAAAGGTCGATTACGTCCGTGCGGCGATCAACCGTCGCAGCAGGAGAATGCGATACATCCATAGAATGGAGAGGCGGGTGCGCGGTTTGGCACAGCGTTTCGTGCGCAATTTATCCTAAATTCAATCGCAAAACGCCTTGCCGGTTCAATATAAGCATTACCTTATACGCTGCCGGGCCCGTACATAGCTTCGGGAAATTCCCGATTCACACAGTTTACATCCATTCGCATGCCTCAGCTTTTTCCCAGGCGAGCTAACGCGTTACCCATCCTTTCCCTGGTTGGAGCGCTTGTCGGAGGCGTGGCGACTGTAGGTTTCGTCTGGTACTACTTTTCTCCGGAGTACACGGATGTGGGCTATGCTCCTGAACAGCCCGTACCGTATAGCCACCGGCTTCATGCAGGGGAATTGGGGCTGGATTGCCGGTATTGCCATACGAATGTCGAAATGACCGCCGAGGCGAATCTTCCCCCGACCGAAACATGCATGAACTGCCATGCGCAGGTACAGACCGAGGCCCTGTCCCTGCAACCGGTGCGAAAAAGCTGGGCGGAAGATATGCCTGTGGAATGGATCAAGGTCAATTTTCTTCCGGATTATGTGCATTTCAGCCATGCCGCCCATGTCAATAATGGGGTGGGGTGCGAGACGTGCCACGGCCGGGTAGACCTGATGGATGTTGTTTTCCAGCCCGAGCCGCTGTCCATGGGGTGGTGTCTCGATTGTCACCGCAATCCGGAAGAGCAATTGCGCCCGGATGAAGCGGTGACCCTCATGGGATACGAACACCCGGCGGATTTCATGGAGCGCAATGCGGAGCGCATAGAACGGGAAGGGATTCAGCCTCCCGTAAATTGCTCCGCGTGCCATTATTAGAATCGGATCAGACGCGAGATCGGCATGATCGACCTTCCTGTCCTGAAAGATGCAGAGACGCCGGCGCCGCGCGAGCGGTTCTGGCGTAGTCCGGTCGACCTGGAAGGAGGGCTTGGCGACCTGCATAGCGGGGAATTCATGCCGGGCGCAAGCGATCGTCCAGGCAGCGCGTCCCGCAGGGATTTTCTGCGCATCATGGGCGCTTCCATGGCGATGGCCGGTTTGTCGGCCTGCCGTCGTCCTGTCGAGCAGGTGCTTCCGTACACGCGCCAGCCGGAAGAGATCGTCCCGGGAGAACCCCTCTATTATGCGACGGGCATGCCGTATCGCGGGGTGCTGCGCCCGCTTCTTGTGAAGAGCCATGAAGGGCGTCCGACCAAGATAGAAGGCAATCCGGAGCATCCCATGTCCCTGGGGGCAACCGGAGGATTCGAACAGGCCTCCATTCTCAATATGTATGATCCGGACCGCTCGCAGCGTGTGCTGCGGGAGGGCGTCGGCAGCGAATGGCGGGAGTTCGTGCGTCTTGTGCAGGGGTTGGACGGGGCTACCCGGATTGCGGTTGTATCGCCGCCGACTTCCTCTCCCACGATCCGGTCGCTTCGCGGCCGCCTTGCGGAGCGTTTCCCGGAAATGCAATGGATTACGTATGCGCCTGAAGGGGACGATCCGTCCCGGACGGGGCTGCGGACCACGGAAGGACGCACGGTGCGGCCGTTGTACCGGTTCTCCAATGCGGAGGTTGTCGTCAGCCTGGACAGTGATTTTCTCGGACCGACGGAGATCAATCTTCTGTCCAATACGGCGGAATACGCGCAGAACAGACGGATGGCGTCCCCGGAGGATAGCCCCGGCAGGCTGTATGTGGTAGAGAGCAACTATTCGCTTACCGGGGGGATGGCCGATCATCGCAAGCGGTTGCGCTCCGGCGATATTCCTGCGTTTGCGCGGGCGCTGGCTTCGCAATTAGGCATCGGCGGACTTCCGGGTGAGCGCGCCACGGAGGATGCGTTCCTTCATGCGATGGCCCGGGATGTGCAGGCGGCGGGTTCGCGCGCCGTAGTGGTTGCGGGCGATACCCAACCGCCCGAGGTCCATGCGCTCGCGGCGGCTATCAATCAGGCGCTCGGCGCCGTGGGCAGTACGGTTTCTTATCTGGATGTGGACGACGAGGCGGAATTCTCGCAGATCGAACGCTTCGCTGCGCTGGCGGCCGATATGCATGCCGGCGAGATCGATCTGCTTTTGCTGTTGGGCGTCAACCCCGTGTACAGCGCGCCGCCGGAACTCGATTTTGCAGGCGGAATGGAGCGTGTCGCCCGGACAGTACATCTCGGATTGCATCTTGACGAGACGGGACAGGCTGCGGAATGGCATATCCCGCAAGCGCATTATCTCGAAGCATGGGGAGACGGGCGTGCATACGATGGTACGCTCTCCGTCGTTCAGCCGCTGATCGCACCGCTTTACGAAGCGGCGAAATCCGACGTGGAGGTGCTCGGTCTGCTGGTGACCGGCATGGATACGCCGGGGTATGATCTCGTGCGGGAAGAGTGGTCGGCGTACCTTCCCGACGATGCGGAGCAAGCGTGGCGCAGGGCATTGCACGACGGGTTTCTGCCGGACAGCAGCTATCCGGAGACGACTCCGGTGCTGGAGGCGCCTTCTTTTTCCGCCGATTCCCTCGGCGAGGAGGAAATCGAGGTGGTCATTCGCCTCGACCCGACCGTGCTGGACGGTTCCTATGCCAACAATGCCTGGATGATGGAACTTCCCGATCCTACGACCAAGATCGTGTGGGATAATGTGGCATTGATTGCTCCGGCGATGGCTGAGCGCCTGGGCGTGTCGCCGAAATACGACAAGGGACGGTACGTCGTCGATGTGCTGGAGATTACCGTGGACGGCCGCAGCGTCCGGTTGCCGGCCTGGATACAACCGGGTTTGCCGGACCGCTCGGTGCACCTGACCATGGGATACGGGCGCAACATTTCAACGGTTCGCCCGCCGAGGAAGGCCCGTTTCTTCGATCTGGATCATTATTCCGATATATATGCCGACGGTCCGCTTGCCAACGGAGTCGGGGAGAATGTCTCTTTGTTGCGCCGTGCGGATATGCGCCGCGTGCTTTCCGGCGCCGAGGTGAAGACGACCGGGGATACCTGGACGATTTCCACCACGCAGGAGCATGGCTACATGGAAGGGCGTCCCCTTTTCCGCAAGGCCACCCTCTCGGAATTCAGGGAACACCCCACGTTTGCACCGGATGCGGTGCCTCCGCTTTACGGGCAGGAAGAGTGGGAGGATTACCCCGCACTCTGGCAGAAGCAACATCCTTCCGAACAGCCCGCTATCACGGAAAATCCCTATTACGAGAATCAGTGGGGGATGGTCATCGACCTGAATACCTGTACGGGCTGCAACGCATGCGTGGTTGCGTGTAACAGCGAGAACAATGTGCAGATGGTGGGCAAGGAAGAGGTGGGCCTCGGGCGCGAGATGCACTGGTTGCGCATTGACCGTTATTTCGTTTCCGGGGAAGAGGATACGGACAATCCGGCCATGGTCGTACAGCCGGTGCCGTGCATGCACTGCGAGAATGCTCCGTGCGAGGCGGTGTGTCCGGTGGCGGCGACCGTGCATTCCCCGGACGGTACGAACCAGATGATTTACAACCGCTGCATCGGTACGCGGTACTGCTCCAACAATTGCCCGTACAAGGTGCGCCGGTTCAGTTTCTTCAACTGGACGAAGACGCTGCCGGAAACGGTGCAGATGGCGCAGAATCCGAATGTGACGGTCCGTTTCCGCGGCGTCATGGAGAAATGCTCGTACTGCATCCAGCGGATTCGGGGAGCGCAGCAGACTGCGCGCCTTGCCGATCGGGCCCTCCAGGACGGCGAAGTAAAGACGGCGTGTCAGCAGGCATGCGGCATGCAGAGCATTACGTTCGGCGATCTGAACAACCCGGACAGTGCGGTGGCGCAGGCGAGGAAGAACCCTCGTCGGTACGAAATGCTGGCCGAACTGTCCGTCAAGCCGCGCACCTCGTATCTGGCGCGCGTAACGAACCCGAACCCCGAACTCGAACCCCAGGGATAATCTTCGTCGAACGCAGTGGGTCATTCAACGAGCCATACTACCGAGGCGCCGCTGGTTACCGGCAACCTGAGTTTTCACGAACTCACGGAACTGGTGGCGCGCCATGCGGAAAAGAAACCTCCCATGATCTGGTATGTGGCCATCGGGATTTCTTCGCTGATGTTGCTCAACCTGCTGGTGATGATTGCCTATCAGGTGTGGAATGGCGTGGGCGTCTGGGGCAATAACGTGCCGGTCGGCTGGGGATGGCCGATCGTCGATTTCGTCTTCTGGGTGGGTATCGGGCACGCGGGCACGCTGATTTCCGCCATTTTGTTTTTGTTCAGGCAGCGTTGGCGGACATCGATCAACCGGGCCGCGGAGGCCATGACGATCTTTGCGGTGATCTGCGCTCTGCTTTTCCCGACGATTCACGTGGGGAGGATCTGGGTGATATACTGGACGCTTCCGATCCCGAACCAGATGGACATGTGGCCGCAATTCAAGAGTCCCCTGTTGTGGGATGTTTTTGCGGTGTCGAGTTATTTCATCGTTTCGCTGATATTCTGGTATGTGGGGCTGATTCCGGATCTGGCTACGCTGCGTGACCGGGCCCGCTCGTTCATCAGGCAGCGCGTGCTGGGTATATTTTCTATGGGATGGACCGGCTCCAACCGGCACTGGCGCAACTATGAAAAGGCGTATCTGCTGCTGGCAGGTCTTGCCACGCCGCTTGTGCTTTCGGTGCACTCGGTGGTGTCCTTCGATTTTGCCGTATCCATCGTTCCCGGCTGGCACACCACCATTTTCCCACCCTATTTCGTGGCGGGCGCCATTTTTTCCGGGTTCGCCATGGTGGTGACGCTCATGGTGATTGCCCGGAAGGTCTATGGCATCGAGGATCTGATCACGCTCAACCACCTCGAGAAGATGAACATCATCATTCTTCTTACGGGCTCGATGGTGGGTTTTGCGTACATCACGGAACTTTTCATTGCCTGGTATTCACAGGTCGGGTACGAGCAATATGCTTTCATCAATCGCGTCACCGGGCCGTATGCATGGGCTTACTGGATCATGATGTCGTGCAATCTCATTGCGCCCCAGGTGTTCTGGTTCAAGCGTCTGCGCCGCAACGTGCCCCTCATGTTCATCATTTCCATCCTCGTGAACATCGGCATGTGGTTCGAACGCTTCGTGATCACTGTGATCTCGCTGCATCGTGACTATCTGCCTTCCAGTTGGGGATACTTTACACCCACCTGGGTCGATGTGATGACCTTCGTAGGATCGTTCGGCCTGTTTCTGACCCTGTTTCTGCTCTTCCTGAGGTTTGTGCCGATGGTAGCGCTCGCTGAAGTCAAGGGCGTGGTGCCGCAAGCCGATCCGCATTTTTACGACCGGGAATCGTCATGAAGAAGCTTCTTGCGCAAATAAAGGCGTCAATGGGCATCTACGAAAGCGAGCCCGTGTACGGGTTGCTTGCAGAGTTTGCCGATCCCGGAGCACTGCTGCATGCGGCATCACAGGTGCGAGAGGCGGGCTACCGGCATTTCGACATACATTCGCCCTTTCCGATTCATGGCATGGACAAGGCCATGGGGCTCGGCAATTCGCTGGTCGGGTTTTTTACGCTGGGCGGCGGAATTACCGGGTTCGCGCTGGCCTACTGGTTGCAATGGTGGACCGGGGAGGTGGCGTATCCCCTGAATATCAGCGGCAAGCCGTTTTTCGCCATCGAGCCGTCCATTCCCATCATGTTCGAATTGACGGTGCTTTTTGCGGCCTTCGGCGCAGTAGCGGGCATGCTTGCGTTGAACGGGCTGCCGCGTCCTCATAGCCCGCTTTTTTATTCCCGCAATTTTACGCGTGCGACCGACGACGCGTTTTTTCTGCACATTGCGGCGTCGGACAAGTGTTTCGACCTCGAGGGGACCCGGCAGTTGCTGACGGAACTTGGGGGGTATCACGTGGAATTACTCACTGCAACGGAATGACGGCATGCGGCGAGCCCGGCGCAAGCCGGTTTCCCGCGCACAAGGATATATGCTCATGAAGAGAAGGGGAACGGTCCTGGTGTTTGCAGTCTTTTTGCTGGCGTCCTGCCGCGGCACGACGCATGAACATACGCCTATCCATCCCAACCTGAACATGGATTATCAGGAGCGGTTCGACCCGCAGGAGGCCAATGCCTTTTTTGCGGACGGGCGCTCCATGCGGCCGCCCGTTCCCGGAACGGTGGCGCGCGGCTTTTTGCATGAGGATACGCGGTTTCATGAAGGCCGGAATGCCGATGGGAGTTATGTGGAGGCCATGCCGATCCCGCTGACGATAGAACTTCTCGAATACGGGCAAACCCGGTACGACATTTTCTGTACGCCGTGTCATGGCGCCGCCGGCGATGGCGGAGGGATCATTACGACAGGCGATTTCGGGTACACGCCGGCCACGACCTATCACAACGACCGGTTGCGTGAGGAAACGGACGGCTATCTGTATGACGTGATTGCAAACGGCGTGCGCACCATGCCCGGATATGCACACCAGATTCCGGTAGCGGACCGATGGGCCATCGTGGCCTATGTCCGGGCTCTTCAGCGCAGCCAATATGCTTCCGAGAGCGACGTGCCCGCCGTACTCCTCGACGATATCCGGCGTGGAGCGGGCGCCGGGGAGAATGAATAGATTCGATGGCGACACTGAAAAAGAGCCATATCACCCAGTATTTACTGGATCCGTTTGCGTCGACCGCCGCCGATGCGCCGGATGCGTTCCGCTATAAGGGAGATTGGCGCATATGGGGTATTCCCTTGCTGGTCGGCGCGATCGGGCTCACGTCGGGATTGTCGGGCTGGCTGACGGATCCGCATCAGTTTTATTTTTCGTACCTGACAGGGTGGGTGTTCTGTCTGACCATTGCACTGGGAGCGTTGTACTTCGTGCTTATACAGCACCTGACGAGGGCGCGCTGGAGTATCGTGGTGCGGCGCATGGCCGAAGCCTTGTTGTGGACCTTTCCGTTGCTGGCCGTACTGGGTATTCCCGTGCTTTTCGGGCTGCACGATCTCTATCATTGGACGCATGCAGACGCCGTCGCAACCGATCCCATCCTTGCCGGAAAGACGCCCTATCTGAATGTCCCGTTTTTTCTGGTACGCCTTGCGGTCTATTTCCTGGTGTGGAGTCTGCTCGCCTATCTTCTGTATCGCAATTCGCTTGCGCAGGATTGCACGGGCGATGAAGATATTCCGGCCCGTCAGCGCAAGGTTAGCGCCTGGGGGCTTGCGGTGGCAGCGCTTACCACTGCATTTGCGAGTTACGACTTGCTGATGTCGCTTGACCCGCACTGGTTTTCGACCATTTTCGGCGTATACGTGTTTGCGGGCGCCTTCATGTCGATTCACGCATTGCTTGCGCTTTGCGCCATGATACTCCAGAGTATGGGCAACCTGCGGGGGATCGTTACCACGGAGCACTACCAGGATCTCGGCAAACTGACCTTCGGTTTCGTGGTCTTCTGGACGTACATTGCGTTCAGCCAGTACATGTTGATATGGTACGGCAACATACCGGAAGAAACGCTCTGGTATCGTCACCGTCTCGGCCATGGCTGGGAAGTGCACAGCGCTGTGCTGCTTATAGGACATTTCATCGTGCCCTTTTTCCTGTTGCTGTCGAGAGCCGTCAAGCGGTCCCGGCTGCTTCTCGGGTTAATCTGCGTCTGGCTGCTTGCAATGCAGTGGTTCGATATCCACTGGTTGGCCGCGCCGGTACTGCATCCCGACGCCGCCACAATTCATTTTCTGGACGTTGCGAACTGGGTGGGTCTCTTCGGGATCGTACTCGGTGTGTTCATGTACCGTCTCGTCCGGCACAGCCTTGTTCCTTGCCGGTCTCCCTGGCTGGAAAATTCGCTGCATTTTGAAAACACCTGACACGGACCATGTCGAATCCCACGGACATTTCGGAAGGGGCGCAATGGGTCGAAGGAACGGAGCGTCCGCACGTCGAGCAGGAAGGTATCGAAGCCGGTCAGATACTTGGCTTCGTGATTATGATCGCGTTCCTCATTGGTCTGGTAGTTGTTGCGCTCTTTCAGTATACGGACCTTACGGCGCAAGAGGTGCTGGTGGAAGCCACCGATCAGGGCGTTTATCCCGAACTGGACGAAGTACGCCTGCATGCCACCGTGCTGCTTACGCAGTATGAGGCCCTCGCAGGGACGGAGGGACGGTATCGTATTCCCATAGTGCGCGCCATGGAACTGATGGCGCAGGAGGCGCCGGTCCACCCCGAGGAGTTCTATGCCCCCGAGTATATGGTCACGTACGGTGAGAGATGACAGCGCGCCGCAAACCATATCGAACCCGGACAAGGGAGACTACCCGCCGGTTTTTTCCTGCGCTGTTTGCGTGGATCGTGTCCGGCGCGACGGTGCTGGCCGCCGTTGCGGTGATTCCGGCATTCGGGCAATCTACGGGTGCGCTGCCTCCGCAGTTTGAAGGGATTGGCCTCGACCAGCGGGGGGGGGCCGGCCGCCCCCGCCCGAGTGGTTTTTTAAAAGAAATATGGGGGGAGTGTGGGGGGGGGGAGTAAAAAGAGGGGAGAACCCCCCGAAATTTTNNNNNNNNNNGCCGGGGGCTGCGGCCGGCGCCCCGGCCCGGGCCCGGCCGGGGGGCCCCGGGCGCCGCCGCCGGCCGGCGCGCCCGGGGCGCCCCGCCGCCCCCCCCCCCCCCCCCCCGCGATCTTGTTTTTCGAAACGAAGAGGGGGACGAGGTGGCTCTCGGTCAATACTTCGACGGGAAACGCCCCGTATTGTTGACGCTGATTTATCACGAGTGTCCCACCATGTGCAACATGGTGCTGCACGGGCTGACCGAAACGCTGAAGGAGATGCCTTGGACGCCCGGCGATCAATTCGATGTGGTGACGGTGAGTTTCAATCCGCGCGAGACGCCGGCGCTGGCTGCGGAGAAGAAGGCCATGTACCTGAATATGCTGGGCAAGCCCGAAGCCGCGGACGGATGGCATTTTCTTACGGGAGAGGACGCTTCGATTGCGGCGCTTACGGAAGCAGTGGGGTTCCGGTATAACTGGATCGAGGACGAGCAGATATACGCGCACCCGTTCACGCTCATTTTTCTGAGCGGAGAGGGGACCGTGATGCGGTACATGCCCGGTATACAGTTCGCTCCCTCGGACGTGCGGGCTGCGCTCATCGAGGTGTCGGAAGGGCGTGCGGGCTCGCCGCTCAACCGGGTTCTGCTGTATTGTCTGCAGTATGACCCGAACGCGAATTCGTATGTGATCCATGCCGTCAATCTGATGAAGTTCAGCGGCGGCCTGGCTGTTGTCCTGCTGGGCGTATTCTTTGTTGCGATACGGCGCCGGGGGGCGCATCGCACATGGCCTACAACCACGCCCACACCCACGGCATAAATCCCCGGCCGGTTTTTCGCGCTCATACGGCGCTGCTCTTATTCAACGCATGAACATGTCCGCAGCAGGAGGCCCCGGCTCGGGAAACAGGAATCGGCAACCATGACCGGATCGTTTTGGCTGCCCGATGGCGCGTCGACCCTGTCGTCCGAAATCGACAGCCTGTTCTACTTCGTAAACTGGGCAAGCATCATCCTTTTCGTGGGGGTGGTGGTAGCTATAGCATACCTTGCGTATCGCTACCGGCGGCGGCGCGGCGGTCCCGCTCCGGTGCGTGTGAAGCCGAACAAGATGGTGGAAATCTCGTGGGTAGTGTTGCCTACGATCCTTGTGCTGATCGTTTTCAATTGGGGGTTCCGGTTGTTCATCGAGCAGAGCGTGGCGCCGCCGAACGCCTACGAGGTCTATGTGCGCAGCGCCATGTGGAGATGGGATTTCGAATATCCGACCGGCACCATCACGACCAACGAATTGCATGTGCCCGTAGACCGTCCCGTGCGCCTTGTCATGAGCAGCGACGACGTGCTGCACAGTTTTTTCGTGCCGGCCTTTCGCGTCAAGCAGGATGTATTGCCGGGCCGCTATTCTTCGGTCTGGTTCGAAGCCACGCGCGTGGATACGTTTCAGGTATTCTGTACGGAATACTGCGGATCGGGGCATTCCGTGATG
Coding sequences within:
- a CDS encoding 4Fe-4S dicluster domain-containing protein, yielding MIDLPVLKDAETPAPRERFWRSPVDLEGGLGDLHSGEFMPGASDRPGSASRRDFLRIMGASMAMAGLSACRRPVEQVLPYTRQPEEIVPGEPLYYATGMPYRGVLRPLLVKSHEGRPTKIEGNPEHPMSLGATGGFEQASILNMYDPDRSQRVLREGVGSEWREFVRLVQGLDGATRIAVVSPPTSSPTIRSLRGRLAERFPEMQWITYAPEGDDPSRTGLRTTEGRTVRPLYRFSNAEVVVSLDSDFLGPTEINLLSNTAEYAQNRRMASPEDSPGRLYVVESNYSLTGGMADHRKRLRSGDIPAFARALASQLGIGGLPGERATEDAFLHAMARDVQAAGSRAVVVAGDTQPPEVHALAAAINQALGAVGSTVSYLDVDDEAEFSQIERFAALAADMHAGEIDLLLLLGVNPVYSAPPELDFAGGMERVARTVHLGLHLDETGQAAEWHIPQAHYLEAWGDGRAYDGTLSVVQPLIAPLYEAAKSDVEVLGLLVTGMDTPGYDLVREEWSAYLPDDAEQAWRRALHDGFLPDSSYPETTPVLEAPSFSADSLGEEEIEVVIRLDPTVLDGSYANNAWMMELPDPTTKIVWDNVALIAPAMAERLGVSPKYDKGRYVVDVLEITVDGRSVRLPAWIQPGLPDRSVHLTMGYGRNISTVRPPRKARFFDLDHYSDIYADGPLANGVGENVSLLRRADMRRVLSGAEVKTTGDTWTISTTQEHGYMEGRPLFRKATLSEFREHPTFAPDAVPPLYGQEEWEDYPALWQKQHPSEQPAITENPYYENQWGMVIDLNTCTGCNACVVACNSENNVQMVGKEEVGLGREMHWLRIDRYFVSGEEDTDNPAMVVQPVPCMHCENAPCEAVCPVAATVHSPDGTNQMIYNRCIGTRYCSNNCPYKVRRFSFFNWTKTLPETVQMAQNPNVTVRFRGVMEKCSYCIQRIRGAQQTARLADRALQDGEVKTACQQACGMQSITFGDLNNPDSAVAQARKNPRRYEMLAELSVKPRTSYLARVTNPNPELEPQG
- the coxB gene encoding cytochrome c oxidase subunit II; amino-acid sequence: MTGSFWLPDGASTLSSEIDSLFYFVNWASIILFVGVVVAIAYLAYRYRRRRGGPAPVRVKPNKMVEISWVVLPTILVLIVFNWGFRLFIEQSVAPPNAYEVYVRSAMWRWDFEYPTGTITTNELHVPVDRPVRLVMSSDDVLHSFFVPAFRVKQDVLPGRYSSVWFEATRVDTFQVFCTEYCGSGHSVMLASVITHSQGDFEAWLASAGVDENTPLPELGAQLYQQQACFACHSLDGRPGAGPTFTGLYGKTETLDDGSTVVVDDDYLRESIVEPGAKVVQGYVEGGMAPYLHLSERELSALIAFIREQQ
- a CDS encoding cytochrome C; translation: MPQLFPRRANALPILSLVGALVGGVATVGFVWYYFSPEYTDVGYAPEQPVPYSHRLHAGELGLDCRYCHTNVEMTAEANLPPTETCMNCHAQVQTEALSLQPVRKSWAEDMPVEWIKVNFLPDYVHFSHAAHVNNGVGCETCHGRVDLMDVVFQPEPLSMGWCLDCHRNPEEQLRPDEAVTLMGYEHPADFMERNAERIEREGIQPPVNCSACHY
- a CDS encoding cytochrome c, with the translated sequence MLMKRRGTVLVFAVFLLASCRGTTHEHTPIHPNLNMDYQERFDPQEANAFFADGRSMRPPVPGTVARGFLHEDTRFHEGRNADGSYVEAMPIPLTIELLEYGQTRYDIFCTPCHGAAGDGGGIITTGDFGYTPATTYHNDRLREETDGYLYDVIANGVRTMPGYAHQIPVADRWAIVAYVRALQRSQYASESDVPAVLLDDIRRGAGAGENE
- a CDS encoding DUF3341 domain-containing protein, coding for MKKLLAQIKASMGIYESEPVYGLLAEFADPGALLHAASQVREAGYRHFDIHSPFPIHGMDKAMGLGNSLVGFFTLGGGITGFALAYWLQWWTGEVAYPLNISGKPFFAIEPSIPIMFELTVLFAAFGAVAGMLALNGLPRPHSPLFYSRNFTRATDDAFFLHIAASDKCFDLEGTRQLLTELGGYHVELLTATE
- a CDS encoding SCO family protein; this encodes MALGQYFDGKRPVLLTLIYHECPTMCNMVLHGLTETLKEMPWTPGDQFDVVTVSFNPRETPALAAEKKAMYLNMLGKPEAADGWHFLTGEDASIAALTEAVGFRYNWIEDEQIYAHPFTLIFLSGEGTVMRYMPGIQFAPSDVRAALIEVSEGRAGSPLNRVLLYCLQYDPNANSYVIHAVNLMKFSGGLAVVLLGVFFVAIRRRGAHRTWPTTTPTPTA
- a CDS encoding hydrogenase, whose amino-acid sequence is MGHSTSHTTEAPLVTGNLSFHELTELVARHAEKKPPMIWYVAIGISSLMLLNLLVMIAYQVWNGVGVWGNNVPVGWGWPIVDFVFWVGIGHAGTLISAILFLFRQRWRTSINRAAEAMTIFAVICALLFPTIHVGRIWVIYWTLPIPNQMDMWPQFKSPLLWDVFAVSSYFIVSLIFWYVGLIPDLATLRDRARSFIRQRVLGIFSMGWTGSNRHWRNYEKAYLLLAGLATPLVLSVHSVVSFDFAVSIVPGWHTTIFPPYFVAGAIFSGFAMVVTLMVIARKVYGIEDLITLNHLEKMNIIILLTGSMVGFAYITELFIAWYSQVGYEQYAFINRVTGPYAWAYWIMMSCNLIAPQVFWFKRLRRNVPLMFIISILVNIGMWFERFVITVISLHRDYLPSSWGYFTPTWVDVMTFVGSFGLFLTLFLLFLRFVPMVALAEVKGVVPQADPHFYDRESS